TGATCGGGTCGCCGACCTCGTCGACCGCCTCAGTGAAGACCTGGTCCCACTGGAGCGAGAGCGCGCCCAGCCAGACGGCACCCGCCAGCACCCGCAGCAGCACGAGTGCCGCGCCGACGGTGGTCGAGATGGGCCGGCGCATGGCGGGCGGACCTGCGACGGGCGCGACGAGCACGGCCGGCGGCTCGAACGCCGGGCGCTTCTCGACGGCGGTCATGCGTCACCGCCTGCCGGGAGCGCGGATGCCCCGGGCGCGGCATCCGGAACCGACGCGGCCGCCGCGGCATCCGGAACCGACCCGGCATCCGCCACCGTGACGCCACGCACGTCGATCACCGGTAGGTCGCCGTCGGTGATGATCGAGTCGCCGCCGCCGTTGCGGGAGTGGTAGCCGGTCGCGAAGTCGCGCAGCACCTCGACGCGCACGGCGGGGTGCGCGTCGCGCACCGTGGTGACGATGTGGTCGCGTTCGACGTCGGTGTCGGCGTCGATCTTGTGCGTGACCTGCAGGGTGAAGAGCGAGAAGCCCACCGCCCGGTCGAACGTGCCCGCGGCGAGCCAGTCGACGCGCGAGCCGCCGGGCAGCAGCCAGCCGTCGGGGCAGCGCCAGAAGCGCACGTGGTGGCGCTTCGCGGGATTGCCGGCCACCTCCTGCTGGTACGCGGAGTCCTGCTGCCGCCCGAACAGGAAGAGCGGGCTCACCGGAGCCTCGTCGTAGCTGCGCCGGGTCACGGTGGACGTGACGATGCGCCAGCTGGAGCCGAGGGTGACCTCGTCGGCGCGCGTCCACCCGGCGGCGAGCATCGCGGCGTGCAGCTGTGCCTCGTCGCCGAGCACCGCGAGGTTCACGGGGTCGCCGAGGAGTCCGTCGCTCGTGCGGGCGCGACCGATGAAGTAGTCGGGCACGTAGATGGTGGTGAGGATGCGGTGCAGCCGTGGCAGCACGAGGTAGGCGAGCAGTGCCCAGAACAGGACGAAGCCGAGGATGCCCCACCAGCCGAACGAGAACGACTCGGTGAACAGCAGGTAGGCGAGCCAGATGGCCGCGAGCCCGGCGAAGACGAAGAAGAAGCCGTCGAGCAGCGCGCTGAACGAGAACCCGCGCCGTGGCGCCTCGCCTGCCGCACCGGATGCCTCGGCGCCCACCCCGCCCATGACTGCATGCTAGTCCGCGGGACCACG
This DNA window, taken from Agromyces sp. 3263, encodes the following:
- a CDS encoding LssY C-terminal domain-containing protein; the encoded protein is MGGVGAEASGAAGEAPRRGFSFSALLDGFFFVFAGLAAIWLAYLLFTESFSFGWWGILGFVLFWALLAYLVLPRLHRILTTIYVPDYFIGRARTSDGLLGDPVNLAVLGDEAQLHAAMLAAGWTRADEVTLGSSWRIVTSTVTRRSYDEAPVSPLFLFGRQQDSAYQQEVAGNPAKRHHVRFWRCPDGWLLPGGSRVDWLAAGTFDRAVGFSLFTLQVTHKIDADTDVERDHIVTTVRDAHPAVRVEVLRDFATGYHSRNGGGDSIITDGDLPVIDVRGVTVADAGSVPDAAAAASVPDAAPGASALPAGGDA